In one window of Lynx canadensis isolate LIC74 chromosome B3, mLynCan4.pri.v2, whole genome shotgun sequence DNA:
- the LOC115515638 gene encoding 60S ribosomal protein L39-like has translation MCFHKTCRIKRFLAKKQKQNCPVPWWIQMKTGNEIRLNSKRRHCRRIKLGI, from the coding sequence ATGTGTTTTCACAAGACTTGCAGGATCAAACGATTCCTGgctaagaaacaaaagcagaattgTCCCGTTCCCTGGTGGATTCAGATGAAAACTGGTAATGAAATCAGGTTAAACTCCAAGAGGAGACACTGCAGAAGAATCAAGCTGGGTATATAA